A genomic segment from Curtobacterium sp. MCSS17_007 encodes:
- a CDS encoding isochorismate synthase has product MTRTTTAAPSLTVSTRILDDPGDVLRHTLRDAPLAFVRNGDGIVGIGEAVRFSFSGPDRMRQASSVWRDLVGAATVDDPVQLRGTGLVAFGSFAFADDSAEESVLIVPRVVIGKRRGKAWLTAVDTTPDPAPLGFSRTSVPVPAVGGHVSVPLGPGQIDEQAYAAAVADAVRRITAGDAEKVVLARDLVGTLPPGADRRAVLLDLAAAYPQCVTFAVDGLVGATPETLARTDGTELSARVLAGSAARGTDPVSDRAAAEALASSAKDVEEHGFAIASLLAALRPIASDLRADPEPFRLQLPNLWHLATDVRATLPVGTTSLDVADALHPTAAVAGTPTDVAVRLVAELEGVDRGRYAGPVGWLGANGDGEWMLALRSARIDPDGTVRAWAGAGIVAGSDPAREVAETALKFRPVRDALA; this is encoded by the coding sequence GTGACCCGAACCACCACGGCGGCGCCCTCGCTCACGGTCTCGACGAGGATCCTCGACGACCCGGGGGACGTCCTCCGGCACACGCTCCGGGACGCACCGCTGGCGTTCGTGCGGAACGGTGACGGGATCGTCGGCATCGGAGAAGCCGTGCGCTTCTCGTTCTCCGGCCCCGACCGGATGCGGCAGGCGTCCTCGGTGTGGCGCGACCTGGTCGGCGCCGCAACGGTGGACGACCCGGTGCAGCTGCGGGGCACGGGCCTGGTCGCCTTCGGCTCGTTCGCGTTCGCCGACGACTCCGCAGAGGAGAGCGTGCTGATCGTCCCGCGTGTGGTGATCGGCAAGCGGCGCGGCAAGGCGTGGTTGACCGCGGTGGACACGACGCCGGACCCGGCGCCGCTCGGGTTCTCGCGGACCTCGGTCCCCGTCCCGGCCGTGGGTGGTCACGTCTCCGTCCCCCTCGGCCCTGGGCAGATCGACGAACAGGCCTACGCCGCGGCCGTCGCGGACGCCGTGCGCCGGATCACTGCGGGGGACGCCGAGAAGGTCGTGCTCGCCCGTGACCTGGTCGGCACGCTCCCGCCCGGTGCTGACCGGCGCGCCGTGCTGCTCGACCTCGCCGCCGCGTACCCGCAGTGCGTCACCTTCGCCGTCGACGGCCTGGTCGGTGCGACACCGGAGACGCTCGCGCGCACCGACGGCACCGAGCTCTCCGCCCGGGTGCTCGCGGGCAGTGCCGCGCGGGGCACCGACCCCGTGTCCGACCGTGCCGCCGCCGAGGCCCTGGCGTCGAGCGCGAAGGACGTCGAGGAGCACGGCTTCGCGATCGCGAGCCTGCTCGCGGCGCTCCGCCCGATCGCGAGCGACCTGCGCGCCGACCCCGAACCCTTCCGCCTGCAGTTGCCCAACCTCTGGCACCTCGCCACCGACGTCCGCGCGACCCTGCCGGTCGGCACGACCTCCCTCGACGTCGCGGACGCACTGCACCCGACGGCTGCGGTCGCCGGCACGCCGACCGACGTCGCGGTGCGGCTCGTCGCCGAGCTCGAGGGCGTCGACCGCGGGCGGTACGCCGGTCCCGTCGGGTGGCTCGGCGCGAACGGGGACGGCGAGTGGATGCTCGCGCTGCGGAGCGCCCGGATCGACCCGGACGGCACCGTCCGCGCCTGGGCGGGCGCCGGCATCGTGGCCGGGTCCGACCCGGCGCGCGAGGTCGCCGAGACGGCCCTGAAGTTCCGACCCGTCCGCGACGCCCTGGCCTGA
- the menD gene encoding 2-succinyl-5-enolpyruvyl-6-hydroxy-3-cyclohexene-1-carboxylic-acid synthase, whose product MADGPTGSGSPATDFALALLRELARAGVTDVVVSPGSRSQALALAAVALERAGGVTVHVRLDERTAGFFALGLAVESGRPAAVVTTSGTAVANLHPAVLEAHHSGVPVIVLSADRPEELRGIGSNQTTVQPGLFGPAVAFVRDVQAPTSAGVDVDAVRSLAREAVAVAAGHTGQPGPVQLDVAFREPLSAGLRAEDVPGVPDDEVDLEHARRRVHTGLPVAELAPDDEPATVVIAGHDAGADAERIAWELGAPLLAEVSSGARFGRNLVVAYRELLRDPELGGAVRRAVVLGHPTLSREVPALLQRAGVETVVVRGAGADPYDPARASRPDAATAFVSDVRATGRTTPAHRAWVGRWVTTSRALLGDGDAGPDLDAKRSGDRAERNRYLRDEVALRRRPVDRTMLVDAVWGATWPHDRLVLGASQLIRVADAHVPGKKLRVHANRGLAGIDGTVSTALGIAAALERTADSVGTTRVLVGDLTFLHDIGALVTGTEEPTHRVQVVVGNDVGGAIFRGLEVAATTPDADMRRMMTTPQHVDVERVVTGLGWEYRRAATWGDLEAVLTDPAQRLVVEVPLAD is encoded by the coding sequence ATCGCTGACGGTCCCACCGGATCCGGCAGCCCCGCGACCGACTTCGCGCTCGCGCTCCTGCGCGAACTCGCGCGGGCGGGGGTGACCGACGTGGTGGTGAGCCCCGGCTCCCGCTCGCAGGCGCTCGCACTCGCGGCGGTCGCCCTCGAACGAGCGGGCGGTGTCACCGTGCACGTGCGGCTCGACGAGCGGACGGCCGGGTTCTTCGCCCTCGGCCTGGCGGTCGAGTCCGGTCGACCCGCAGCGGTCGTCACGACGTCGGGCACCGCTGTCGCGAACCTGCACCCGGCCGTGCTCGAGGCACACCACTCCGGCGTGCCGGTGATCGTCCTCAGCGCGGACCGTCCGGAGGAGCTCCGGGGGATCGGCAGCAACCAGACGACCGTGCAGCCCGGGCTCTTCGGACCGGCGGTCGCCTTCGTCCGCGACGTGCAGGCCCCGACCTCGGCAGGGGTCGACGTCGACGCCGTCCGTTCGCTCGCGCGCGAGGCGGTCGCCGTCGCAGCCGGGCACACCGGACAGCCCGGTCCGGTGCAGCTGGACGTCGCGTTCCGCGAACCGCTCTCCGCCGGCCTCCGCGCCGAGGACGTGCCGGGGGTGCCGGACGACGAGGTGGACCTCGAGCACGCCCGGCGCCGCGTGCACACCGGGCTGCCGGTGGCCGAACTCGCCCCCGACGACGAACCCGCGACGGTCGTCATCGCCGGGCACGACGCGGGCGCGGACGCGGAGCGCATCGCCTGGGAGCTCGGCGCGCCACTGCTGGCCGAGGTCTCCAGCGGTGCGCGCTTCGGCCGCAACCTCGTCGTCGCCTACCGCGAGCTGCTCCGCGACCCGGAGCTCGGCGGCGCCGTCCGCCGGGCCGTCGTGCTCGGACACCCGACCCTCAGCCGCGAGGTCCCCGCGCTCCTGCAGCGGGCCGGCGTGGAGACCGTCGTGGTCCGCGGTGCGGGAGCCGACCCGTACGACCCCGCCCGTGCCTCCCGTCCGGACGCAGCCACCGCCTTCGTGTCGGACGTCCGCGCGACGGGCCGCACCACCCCGGCACACCGCGCGTGGGTCGGCCGTTGGGTGACCACGAGCCGCGCGCTCCTCGGCGACGGCGACGCCGGGCCGGACCTCGACGCCAAGCGTTCGGGGGACCGAGCCGAGCGCAACCGCTACCTGCGCGACGAGGTGGCGCTCCGACGCCGACCGGTCGACCGCACCATGCTCGTCGACGCGGTGTGGGGCGCGACCTGGCCGCACGACCGACTCGTGCTCGGCGCGTCCCAGCTCATCCGCGTCGCCGACGCGCACGTGCCGGGCAAGAAGCTCCGGGTGCACGCGAACCGCGGGCTCGCGGGGATCGACGGGACCGTCTCGACGGCGCTCGGCATCGCGGCGGCCCTCGAGCGCACGGCGGACTCGGTCGGCACGACGCGGGTGCTCGTCGGGGACCTCACGTTCCTGCACGACATCGGCGCGCTCGTCACGGGCACCGAGGAGCCGACGCACCGTGTGCAGGTCGTCGTGGGCAACGACGTCGGCGGGGCGATCTTCCGCGGTCTCGAGGTCGCGGCGACCACACCGGACGCGGACATGCGGCGGATGATGACGACACCGCAGCACGTCGACGTCGAGCGGGTCGTCACGGGGCTCGGCTGGGAGTACCGGCGCGCAGCGACCTGGGGCGACCTGGAGGCCGTCCTCACCGACCCGGCGCAGCGTCTCGTCGTCGAGGTGCCGCTGGCCGACTGA
- a CDS encoding PLDc N-terminal domain-containing protein, translating into MVRLWLIVAVAAVAFTVYAVIDCATMPRQRIRSLRRGWWILLVVVLPVLGGALWFLLGRAPATPGPTPRYRGPEDDPDFLGGPRAAGSPRTGTDQDDATLRDLEDQFRDERDDDSRPDR; encoded by the coding sequence ATGGTCCGTCTGTGGTTGATCGTCGCCGTCGCCGCCGTGGCCTTCACGGTCTACGCGGTCATCGACTGCGCGACCATGCCGCGCCAGCGGATCCGGTCCCTGCGCCGCGGGTGGTGGATCCTCCTCGTGGTCGTCCTGCCCGTCCTCGGCGGGGCGCTCTGGTTCCTGCTCGGTCGGGCCCCCGCGACCCCCGGACCGACGCCCCGGTACCGTGGACCCGAAGACGACCCGGACTTCCTCGGCGGCCCCCGTGCCGCCGGGTCACCCCGCACCGGAACGGACCAGGACGACGCAACCCTCCGAGACCTCGAAGACCAGTTCCGAGACGAACGAGACGACGACAGCCGCCCCGATCGCTGA
- a CDS encoding DUF4229 domain-containing protein, whose product MKAWLVYTLARLGIFAAALAVLLVIGLRWYWAAIGAALIGLLVSYIALPGLRGQVTSTIASRRGRPERDADSDFEDDFVDAADTEAAGSGAAGSDAAGTDVAGTDAARSDADRHRARRERDEE is encoded by the coding sequence GTGAAAGCGTGGCTCGTCTACACCCTTGCCCGACTCGGCATCTTCGCCGCGGCGCTGGCCGTCCTGCTCGTCATCGGACTGCGCTGGTACTGGGCGGCGATCGGCGCCGCCCTCATCGGCCTGCTCGTGTCCTACATCGCGCTGCCCGGCCTGCGCGGGCAGGTGACGTCCACCATCGCGTCGCGTCGCGGTCGTCCCGAGCGTGACGCGGACTCGGACTTCGAGGACGACTTCGTCGACGCCGCGGACACCGAGGCGGCAGGGTCGGGAGCCGCGGGCTCCGACGCAGCGGGCACCGACGTCGCGGGCACCGACGCCGCGCGCAGCGATGCCGACCGGCACCGCGCCCGTCGGGAGCGCGACGAGGAGTAG
- a CDS encoding 1,4-dihydroxy-2-naphthoate polyprenyltransferase → MARTKNTTPARGRSGNPAKAAAPQRTKQRATARDWIGGARLRTLTLGVVPVVLGTGVAFVDSGEPGDFGSYLGRDHHLAVALLALAVALFLQIGVNYSNDYSDGVRGTDEFRVGPARLTGAGLAKPRTVLTVALTFFGLAAVAGLVIVLLTGLWWLLLVGAAAIVAAWFYTGGKKPYGYNALGEVFVFVFFGLVAVLGTQYVQIREVTASGWAAAVAAGFFACAVLMVNNIRDVDEDRQAGKRTLAVVVGRPVARVLFGLFLMLPYVVLLWFVLLYFRTGFAYFSLLLALPALAIGVSSRKPRELVTALQLSSFASLAYGVVLGLTLVLLP, encoded by the coding sequence GTGGCACGTACGAAGAACACGACCCCGGCACGCGGACGCAGCGGCAACCCGGCGAAGGCCGCTGCACCCCAGCGCACGAAGCAGCGGGCGACGGCTCGCGACTGGATCGGCGGAGCCCGGCTCCGCACCCTCACGCTCGGCGTCGTCCCGGTCGTGCTCGGGACCGGGGTGGCGTTCGTCGACTCCGGCGAACCGGGCGACTTCGGGAGCTACCTCGGCCGTGACCACCACCTGGCGGTCGCGCTCCTCGCCCTCGCGGTCGCGCTGTTCCTGCAGATCGGCGTGAACTACAGCAACGACTACTCGGACGGCGTCCGGGGCACCGACGAGTTCCGCGTCGGCCCGGCCCGGCTCACGGGTGCGGGGCTCGCGAAGCCGCGCACCGTGCTCACCGTCGCGCTGACGTTCTTCGGGCTCGCGGCCGTCGCCGGGCTGGTCATCGTGCTGCTCACCGGGCTGTGGTGGCTGCTGCTCGTCGGGGCGGCAGCGATCGTCGCCGCCTGGTTCTACACCGGCGGGAAGAAGCCCTACGGCTACAACGCGCTCGGCGAGGTCTTCGTCTTCGTGTTCTTCGGCCTGGTCGCCGTGCTCGGGACCCAGTACGTGCAGATCCGCGAGGTGACGGCGAGCGGCTGGGCAGCAGCGGTCGCGGCCGGCTTCTTCGCCTGCGCCGTCCTCATGGTGAACAACATCCGCGACGTCGACGAGGACCGACAGGCGGGCAAGCGGACCCTGGCGGTCGTCGTCGGACGTCCCGTGGCCCGCGTGCTGTTCGGCCTGTTCCTGATGCTGCCGTACGTCGTGCTGCTCTGGTTCGTGCTGCTCTACTTCCGCACCGGCTTCGCGTACTTCTCGCTGTTGCTCGCGCTGCCGGCGCTCGCGATCGGTGTGTCCTCACGGAAGCCCCGCGAGCTCGTCACCGCGCTGCAGCTGTCGTCGTTCGCCTCGCTCGCCTACGGCGTGGTGCTCGGCCTGACCCTGGTCCTCCTGCCGTAG
- a CDS encoding AMP-binding protein, which produces MSRPLVAAGASDPVAVLRGLEAALAGGPALLPVAEDAPALPTPAPSHVAQRVAVVVETSGSTGTGKRVALSSDALLAGAASADAALGGPGRWVLALPTHYIAGLNVLTRSITAGTTPVVLAPGHFDAGSFADAVDRLDVGPEAPHRYTSLVPVQLARVLADPRATAAAARFDAVLVGGQATPAPLRQRALDAGVRIVTTYGASETSGGCVYDGTPFGTVRTALVDGALELAGPMLAEGYLDDPERTAATFTERDGHRWYRTGDAAVIDDDGRVRVLGRLDDVIVSGGEKVPLGAVERRVRELAGQEAAVVTRRASGEWGEVPVVVTEHPLDLDTVRAHVARTLGRAARPADVLVVDAVPMLASGKPDRRAVRALADPEGAPTP; this is translated from the coding sequence GTGAGCCGGCCGCTCGTCGCGGCGGGTGCGTCGGACCCGGTCGCCGTGCTGCGCGGCCTGGAGGCTGCCCTCGCCGGCGGACCCGCACTCCTCCCCGTCGCCGAGGACGCACCGGCGCTGCCGACGCCGGCTCCGTCGCACGTCGCCCAGCGGGTCGCCGTCGTCGTCGAGACGAGCGGCTCGACCGGCACCGGGAAGCGTGTGGCGCTGTCCTCGGACGCGCTCCTCGCGGGCGCGGCCTCGGCCGACGCGGCACTCGGCGGCCCGGGACGCTGGGTCCTCGCGCTGCCGACGCACTACATCGCGGGCCTCAACGTGCTGACGCGTTCGATCACCGCCGGCACGACGCCCGTCGTCCTGGCGCCGGGCCACTTCGACGCCGGGAGCTTCGCGGACGCGGTCGACCGGCTCGACGTCGGCCCCGAGGCCCCGCACCGGTACACCTCGCTCGTGCCGGTGCAGCTCGCGCGGGTCCTCGCCGACCCCCGTGCCACGGCGGCTGCGGCCCGCTTCGACGCCGTCCTCGTCGGTGGGCAGGCGACGCCGGCCCCGCTCCGGCAGCGGGCGCTCGACGCCGGGGTCCGCATCGTCACGACCTACGGCGCGAGCGAGACGAGCGGCGGGTGCGTGTACGACGGCACACCGTTCGGCACCGTCCGCACCGCGCTCGTCGACGGCGCGCTCGAGCTCGCCGGTCCGATGCTCGCCGAGGGTTACCTCGACGACCCGGAACGCACCGCAGCGACCTTCACGGAGCGGGACGGGCACCGCTGGTACCGGACCGGCGACGCGGCCGTGATCGACGACGACGGACGGGTGCGCGTGCTCGGACGCCTCGACGACGTCATCGTGTCCGGCGGCGAGAAGGTCCCGCTCGGCGCGGTCGAACGGCGCGTCCGCGAACTCGCCGGCCAGGAGGCCGCCGTCGTCACCCGGCGGGCGTCAGGGGAGTGGGGCGAGGTGCCGGTCGTCGTCACGGAGCACCCGCTCGACCTCGACACCGTGCGCGCCCACGTCGCCCGCACGCTCGGGCGGGCCGCGCGTCCCGCGGACGTCCTGGTCGTGGACGCGGTGCCGATGCTCGCGTCCGGCAAGCCCGACCGCCGTGCCGTCCGAGCGCTCGCGGACCCCGAGGGTGCTCCGACCCCGTAG
- a CDS encoding 1,4-dihydroxy-2-naphthoyl-CoA synthase, with the protein MAAPVSDLFDPDVWTAAPVAEHFTDITYHKHVSQGIVRVAFDRPEVRNAFRPRTVDELHRALDDARQDPRVGVVLLTGNGPSPKDGGWAFCSGGDQRIRGRSGYQYVGDEGAPPEGVDPAAAQASMGRLHILEVQRLIRMMPKVVIAVVPGWAAGGGHSLHAICDLTIASAEHGRFKQTDADVGSFDGGYGSAYYAKQIGQKFAREVFFLAEEYSAQRAYEMGAVNKVVPHEDLEREAIRWGETILGKSPTAIRMLKYAFNAVDDGLVGQQVFAGEATRLAYGTDEAVEGRDSFLEKRAPEWTSFPWHY; encoded by the coding sequence ATGGCAGCTCCCGTCTCCGACCTGTTCGACCCCGACGTCTGGACCGCCGCCCCGGTCGCGGAGCACTTCACCGACATCACGTACCACAAGCACGTCTCGCAGGGCATCGTCCGGGTCGCGTTCGACCGGCCCGAGGTCCGCAACGCCTTCCGCCCCCGCACCGTCGACGAGCTCCACCGCGCGCTCGACGACGCCCGCCAGGACCCGCGCGTCGGGGTCGTCCTGCTCACGGGGAACGGTCCGAGCCCGAAGGACGGTGGCTGGGCCTTCTGCTCCGGCGGGGACCAGCGGATCCGCGGCCGCAGCGGCTACCAGTACGTCGGTGACGAGGGCGCTCCGCCCGAGGGCGTGGACCCGGCCGCGGCCCAGGCGTCGATGGGCCGCTTGCACATCCTCGAGGTGCAGCGCCTCATCCGCATGATGCCCAAGGTCGTCATCGCGGTCGTGCCCGGGTGGGCCGCCGGCGGCGGACACTCCCTCCACGCGATCTGCGACCTCACGATCGCGAGCGCCGAGCACGGACGGTTCAAGCAGACCGACGCGGACGTCGGCTCGTTCGACGGTGGGTACGGCAGCGCCTACTACGCGAAGCAGATCGGGCAGAAGTTCGCACGCGAGGTGTTCTTCCTGGCCGAGGAGTACTCGGCGCAGCGCGCGTACGAGATGGGCGCGGTGAACAAGGTCGTCCCGCACGAGGACCTCGAGCGCGAGGCGATCCGGTGGGGCGAGACGATCCTCGGCAAGTCGCCGACCGCGATCCGCATGCTGAAGTACGCGTTCAACGCGGTGGACGACGGCCTGGTCGGGCAGCAGGTCTTCGCGGGCGAGGCGACACGCCTCGCCTACGGCACGGACGAAGCCGTGGAGGGTCGCGACTCCTTCCTCGAGAAGCGCGCGCCCGAGTGGACGTCGTTCCCGTGGCACTACTGA
- a CDS encoding o-succinylbenzoate synthase, with product MLPDLADLTADAHVVALPMRVRFRGITVREALVLRGPAGWTEFSPFVEYDDAEAAAWLRAAVDFGWTEHEPAAESVPVNATVPAIAPDAVADLLARFPGCTTAKVKVAEPGTTVEDDVARVAEVRRVMGPDAAVRVDANGLWTLDQATDALERLARFDLQYAEQPCGTVPELAALRTRTAGLGVAVAADESVRKASDPLAVARAGAADVLVVKAQPLGGVTAARAVVAEAGLPCVVSSALDTSVGLGMGAFLAAAAMSPGYAAGLGTAAMFGSDVTAAPLLPADGRVPVRRVEVSQELLERNAASPQRTAWWLARLGRVHALLAAA from the coding sequence GTGCTCCCCGACCTCGCCGACCTCACCGCCGACGCCCACGTCGTCGCCCTCCCGATGCGGGTCCGGTTCCGTGGCATCACCGTCCGCGAGGCCCTCGTGCTCCGCGGACCGGCCGGCTGGACCGAGTTCTCGCCCTTCGTCGAGTACGACGACGCCGAAGCGGCCGCGTGGCTCCGCGCCGCGGTGGACTTCGGGTGGACCGAGCACGAGCCGGCGGCGGAGTCCGTCCCGGTGAACGCGACGGTCCCCGCGATCGCACCGGACGCCGTCGCGGACCTGCTCGCCCGCTTCCCGGGGTGCACGACCGCCAAGGTCAAGGTCGCCGAGCCCGGGACCACCGTCGAGGACGACGTCGCCCGGGTCGCCGAGGTCCGGCGGGTGATGGGTCCCGACGCGGCGGTGCGTGTCGACGCCAACGGCCTGTGGACCCTCGACCAGGCCACCGATGCGCTCGAGCGGCTCGCACGGTTCGACCTGCAGTACGCCGAGCAACCGTGCGGGACCGTTCCCGAGCTGGCGGCCCTGCGCACGCGGACCGCGGGGCTCGGAGTCGCCGTCGCCGCAGACGAGAGCGTCCGCAAGGCGTCGGACCCCCTCGCGGTCGCACGCGCCGGCGCAGCGGACGTGCTCGTCGTGAAGGCGCAGCCCCTCGGGGGCGTGACGGCAGCGCGAGCGGTGGTCGCCGAGGCCGGTCTGCCGTGCGTGGTCTCCAGCGCCCTGGACACGTCGGTGGGCCTCGGCATGGGGGCGTTCCTCGCGGCGGCGGCGATGAGCCCCGGCTACGCGGCCGGCCTCGGGACAGCCGCGATGTTCGGGTCGGACGTCACCGCCGCTCCCCTACTGCCGGCCGACGGCCGCGTGCCGGTCCGTCGGGTGGAGGTGTCGCAGGAGCTGCTGGAACGGAACGCCGCGTCACCACAGCGGACGGCATGGTGGCTCGCGCGGTTGGGACGCGTCCACGCCCTGCTCGCCGCCGCGTAG
- the ccsB gene encoding c-type cytochrome biogenesis protein CcsB yields MTTNLATYSVVLTYSAMAVYVIAFISFALDMAKRSGQVTAAAGGAAAAPAERTVATVQGGTVVLEKVTADAGRSGGGGTKFERVGMAMTILALVLHVGATVLRGIAADRVPWGNMFEFSLTGTALITLIFLLVQFWQNLKFLGVFITGLTIILLGIATVNYWVPVVPLQPALQSYWLVIHVFVAIAGTGFFALGAGLAVAQLVQTHRQGRPASKQLRFMETLPDADRLEVLTYRVLLVGFVLWTFTLIAGAIWAERAWGRYWGWDTKEVWTFIIWVVYAGYIHARATRGWRGARSSWLALIGFAAVMFNFSVVNVFFKGLHSYSGL; encoded by the coding sequence ATGACGACCAACCTGGCGACCTACTCGGTCGTCCTGACGTACTCGGCCATGGCGGTCTACGTCATCGCGTTCATCTCGTTCGCACTCGACATGGCCAAGCGGTCGGGCCAGGTGACGGCCGCTGCCGGCGGCGCCGCTGCGGCTCCCGCCGAGCGCACCGTCGCGACGGTGCAGGGCGGGACGGTCGTGCTCGAGAAGGTCACCGCCGACGCCGGTCGCTCCGGCGGCGGCGGCACGAAGTTCGAGCGTGTCGGCATGGCGATGACGATCCTGGCGCTCGTGCTGCACGTCGGTGCGACGGTGCTGCGCGGCATCGCCGCCGATCGTGTGCCGTGGGGCAACATGTTCGAGTTCTCGCTCACGGGCACGGCGCTCATCACGCTGATCTTCCTGCTCGTGCAGTTCTGGCAGAACCTGAAGTTCCTCGGGGTGTTCATCACCGGGCTGACGATCATCCTGCTCGGCATCGCGACCGTGAACTACTGGGTGCCCGTGGTGCCGCTGCAGCCCGCGCTGCAGTCGTACTGGCTCGTCATCCACGTGTTCGTCGCGATCGCGGGCACGGGGTTCTTCGCCCTCGGTGCCGGCCTCGCCGTCGCGCAGCTCGTGCAGACGCACCGGCAGGGCCGGCCTGCCTCGAAGCAGCTCCGCTTCATGGAGACCCTGCCCGACGCCGACCGGCTCGAGGTGCTGACCTACCGCGTGCTGCTCGTCGGCTTCGTGCTCTGGACCTTCACGCTCATCGCCGGCGCGATCTGGGCCGAGCGGGCATGGGGCCGCTACTGGGGGTGGGACACCAAGGAGGTCTGGACCTTCATCATCTGGGTCGTCTACGCCGGGTACATCCACGCTCGTGCGACCCGCGGCTGGCGCGGTGCCCGGTCCTCGTGGCTGGCACTCATCGGCTTCGCCGCCGTGATGTTCAACTTCTCGGTGGTCAACGTGTTCTTCAAGGGCCTGCACAGCTACTCGGGTCTGTGA
- a CDS encoding cytochrome c biogenesis protein ResB, which produces MRPSDHVDSALPASDDGGVTQPRLGFLGYLRFFWRQLTSMRTALFLLMLLALAAIPGSLVPQRTADPNGVVQYKADHPQLFPVLDALQVFDTYTSVWFSAIYLLLFVSLIGCIVPRTKHHWQALRTRPPKTPVRLGRLAGYRSVPVESDATTSLPSVDDAVTRAAALLKRSGYRVERFGDSVSAERGYLRETGNLVFHAALVGVLVAVGLGGGFSYTGQRLLVEGQTFSNVLGSYDSFNPGRWFRQTDLQGYNLRLDKFTTTYEEKNLDALGQALDYSATVTSQEKGQAAKTSRIGVNDPLSVGGTNVYLLGNGYAMQVTVRDGKGNVAFQDVVPFLPEDANYTSTGVIKVPDASPSQLGLVGFFYPTASKLSTGAFASAYPDAQNPLLTLQVYRGDLGLDSGVPQSVYSLDTSGLEQIAGRQSTTASIELKPGETKTLPDGTGSISFDGVKRYVSLDVHHDPSQLFVAGFAVLAVLGLLTSLFVPRRRVWVKAVPRKGAEHGEYDLEYAGLARGEDPNLERAVDDIARRHLSDLGVRIPA; this is translated from the coding sequence ATGCGGCCGTCGGACCACGTCGACAGCGCCCTCCCTGCCTCCGACGACGGCGGCGTGACGCAGCCGAGGCTCGGGTTCCTCGGGTACCTGCGCTTCTTCTGGCGCCAGCTGACGAGCATGCGCACCGCGCTGTTCCTCCTCATGCTGCTGGCGCTGGCCGCGATCCCCGGGTCGCTCGTGCCGCAGCGCACGGCCGACCCGAACGGTGTCGTGCAGTACAAGGCGGACCACCCGCAGCTGTTCCCCGTGCTCGACGCGCTGCAGGTCTTCGACACCTACACGTCCGTGTGGTTCTCGGCCATCTACCTGCTGCTCTTCGTGTCGCTCATCGGCTGCATCGTCCCGCGCACGAAGCACCACTGGCAGGCGCTCCGCACCCGCCCGCCGAAGACACCGGTGCGCCTCGGTCGGCTGGCCGGCTACCGGTCCGTGCCCGTCGAGTCGGACGCGACCACGAGCCTCCCGTCCGTCGACGACGCCGTGACCCGCGCGGCGGCGCTCCTCAAGCGGTCCGGCTACCGCGTCGAGCGGTTCGGGGACTCGGTCAGTGCCGAGCGCGGGTACCTGCGCGAGACCGGCAACCTCGTCTTCCACGCGGCCCTCGTCGGTGTCCTCGTCGCGGTCGGCCTCGGCGGTGGGTTCAGCTACACCGGGCAGCGACTGCTGGTCGAGGGCCAGACGTTCTCGAACGTCCTCGGTTCCTACGACTCGTTCAACCCGGGACGCTGGTTCCGGCAGACCGACCTCCAGGGCTACAACCTGCGGCTCGACAAGTTCACGACCACGTACGAGGAGAAGAACCTCGACGCACTCGGTCAGGCGCTCGACTACTCGGCGACGGTCACCAGCCAGGAGAAGGGCCAGGCGGCGAAGACGAGCCGGATCGGTGTGAACGACCCGCTCTCGGTCGGCGGGACGAACGTGTACCTCCTCGGCAACGGCTACGCCATGCAGGTCACGGTCCGCGACGGCAAGGGCAACGTGGCGTTCCAGGACGTCGTGCCCTTCCTGCCCGAGGACGCGAACTACACGTCCACCGGCGTCATCAAGGTGCCGGACGCCTCGCCGTCGCAGCTCGGGCTCGTCGGGTTCTTCTACCCGACGGCGTCGAAGCTCTCGACCGGTGCGTTCGCGAGCGCCTACCCGGACGCGCAGAACCCGCTCCTGACCCTGCAGGTCTACCGCGGTGACCTCGGGCTCGACAGCGGTGTCCCGCAGAGCGTCTACTCGCTCGACACCAGTGGCCTCGAGCAGATCGCGGGACGGCAGTCGACGACGGCGAGCATCGAGCTCAAGCCCGGTGAGACGAAGACCCTGCCCGACGGCACGGGCTCGATCAGCTTCGACGGCGTGAAGCGCTACGTCTCGCTCGACGTGCACCACGACCCGTCGCAGCTGTTCGTCGCCGGGTTCGCCGTGCTCGCGGTGCTCGGACTGCTCACGTCGCTGTTCGTGCCGCGCCGCCGCGTGTGGGTGAAGGCCGTCCCGCGCAAGGGTGCGGAGCACGGCGAGTACGACCTCGAGTACGCCGGTCTGGCGCGCGGCGAGGACCCCAACCTCGAGCGCGCGGTCGACGACATCGCCCGCCGGCACCTGTCGGACCTCGGAGTTAGGATTCCTGCGTGA